Proteins from a single region of Phycisphaeraceae bacterium D3-23:
- a CDS encoding HAMP domain-containing sensor histidine kinase → MPKRIRVSLANKCQLLFGVGVVLILVAALLVVSRRMNTLVEQGPLQRAQDIANLWLTDQLQLGTGPAATQPNPAAAIANTGIQVTLINREQFEALAAEDPFVAATIERFENVGDQTENFATDEDPEVGTYYRYARAVRTSDLGSPEGVGNGNVGGPMEDAAADNPLEQVLFINLIDQATQRQRMVNRIYLLAAGLLAGLLAIAAFWFITTRLVLSPVRVLRGFAEKVAQGDLNLRSDINTGDEFEQLSDMFNAMLDNVRSTQDKLQSANKSLDLKLGELAESNVALHEANKVKGDFLANVSHELRTPLNSIIGFAEVMQETLADRTGPVDEKRKRYAANIINSSRRLLELINDLLDLAKIEAGRMELRLATVSIQDTTEGLANLIRPQAEKRGVNIRVKVQPNLPAAETDPGKLQQVLFNFLANAAKFTAPDSVITLAAALEGAGGPTSQAMLRLSVSDQGPGIAPEDHPKVFEKFSQIDPSVTREHGGTGLGLTISKELAELLGGRIELTSELGKGATFAIIIPLIYQPPSAPLMPAMESM, encoded by the coding sequence ATGCCCAAGCGCATCCGTGTCAGTCTTGCGAACAAGTGCCAGCTGCTGTTCGGCGTCGGGGTCGTGCTGATCCTGGTCGCCGCGCTGCTGGTCGTCTCGCGCCGGATGAACACGCTCGTCGAGCAGGGCCCACTCCAACGCGCCCAGGACATCGCTAACCTCTGGCTCACCGACCAACTCCAACTCGGCACCGGCCCGGCCGCGACGCAACCCAACCCCGCCGCCGCGATCGCCAACACCGGCATCCAGGTCACGCTCATCAACCGTGAGCAGTTCGAGGCCCTCGCCGCCGAAGACCCCTTTGTTGCCGCAACCATCGAACGCTTCGAGAACGTCGGCGACCAGACCGAAAACTTCGCGACCGACGAAGACCCCGAGGTCGGCACCTACTACCGCTACGCCCGGGCCGTTCGCACCAGCGACCTCGGGTCACCCGAAGGGGTCGGCAACGGCAACGTCGGCGGGCCGATGGAGGACGCCGCGGCCGACAACCCGCTCGAACAGGTCCTCTTCATCAACCTCATCGATCAGGCCACGCAGCGCCAGCGCATGGTCAACCGCATCTATCTCCTCGCCGCGGGGCTCCTCGCCGGGCTGCTCGCCATCGCGGCGTTCTGGTTTATCACCACCCGCCTGGTGCTTTCGCCCGTCCGGGTCCTCCGCGGCTTTGCCGAGAAAGTCGCGCAGGGCGACCTCAACCTCCGCAGCGACATCAATACCGGCGACGAGTTCGAGCAGCTCTCCGACATGTTCAACGCCATGCTCGACAACGTCCGCTCCACCCAAGACAAGCTCCAGTCGGCGAACAAATCCCTCGACCTCAAACTCGGCGAGCTAGCCGAGTCCAATGTCGCGCTGCACGAGGCCAACAAGGTCAAGGGCGACTTCCTCGCCAATGTCTCGCACGAGCTGCGCACCCCGCTCAACTCGATCATCGGGTTCGCGGAAGTCATGCAGGAGACCCTCGCCGACCGTACGGGCCCGGTCGACGAGAAACGCAAGCGATACGCCGCGAACATCATCAACTCCAGCCGACGCCTGCTTGAGCTTATCAACGACCTGCTCGACCTCGCCAAGATCGAGGCCGGCCGGATGGAGCTGCGCCTCGCGACTGTCTCGATCCAGGACACCACCGAAGGCCTGGCGAACCTGATCCGTCCGCAGGCCGAGAAACGCGGCGTCAACATCCGCGTCAAGGTCCAGCCCAACCTGCCCGCCGCTGAGACCGACCCGGGCAAGCTCCAACAGGTGCTGTTCAACTTCCTCGCCAACGCCGCGAAGTTCACTGCGCCCGACAGCGTCATCACCCTCGCCGCCGCCCTCGAAGGCGCGGGCGGCCCGACCAGCCAGGCGATGCTCCGGCTCAGCGTCTCGGACCAGGGCCCGGGCATCGCGCCCGAAGACCACCCCAAGGTCTTCGAAAAGTTCTCGCAGATCGACCCCAGCGTGACCCGCGAGCACGGCGGCACGGGGCTTGGCCTCACCATCAGCAAAGAGCTCGCCGAACTCTTAGGCGGCCGCATCGAACTTACCAGCGAACTGGGCAAGGGCGCGACCTTCGCGATCATCATCCCGCTGATCTACCAGCCCCCGAGCGCGCCGCTCATGCCAGCGATGGAATCCATGTAA
- a CDS encoding S26 family signal peptidase, producing the protein MHDPEPDHPTPADPPAAAATPASQPAPTASKEDEGEAVPAEVFKAPAFESAQPEAELPAAGASTDETIKETVEALVIAFILAFVFRAFVVEAFIIPTGSMAPTLLGEHITCHCPSCGYVFDTSSSNRDTNNDDPDKPFAAPCPMCRFPVQVPAITQTRAGDRILVDKFIYTFADPKRWDVVVFKNPQAYNDDATANTPDTPGPRTNFIKRLIGLPGEQVYLLEGDVFIAPPGSADFAIARKADPDANPHWRRIQNAMWQPIYHSQYVPLVTGLPGSGHGTVDDVRDDDHAWDVPWIVADNNQGDWQLGDARHPARRYRFAGGKGLIEFEFDPLDSGVAYDNSFSVYPYNFGGWGQTMHRRDHEPIEDIRLAAAVKPEGNNIMVMLSTTARLDVPGNGTETLTVSIDSAGWVIVQAPDRGEANSVLGEPAQGPALQPGVATTVELWLVDQQVMVWVAGELVTTYQYDLSWQQVLDRPAPEPLPEVVIGIDSDQPVELYRVELDRDVYYSGRYTPSAGSIFRRNGQLDASDLPAPMVLREQTADHDAEFYVIGDNTPASDDARVWTDVNGWVRLRYFGGEERTRVVPRSLMVGRAFFVYYPAPQPARRGDSGIIPDFGRMRFIH; encoded by the coding sequence TTGCACGACCCTGAACCCGACCACCCGACGCCCGCCGACCCGCCCGCTGCTGCTGCGACGCCGGCGTCGCAGCCCGCGCCAACAGCCTCGAAGGAGGACGAGGGCGAGGCGGTCCCTGCAGAAGTGTTCAAGGCCCCCGCGTTCGAGTCGGCCCAGCCCGAGGCCGAGCTGCCCGCCGCCGGGGCCAGCACGGACGAGACGATCAAAGAGACGGTCGAGGCGCTGGTGATCGCGTTTATCCTCGCGTTTGTGTTCCGTGCCTTCGTGGTCGAGGCCTTCATCATCCCGACCGGGTCGATGGCCCCGACGCTCCTGGGCGAGCACATCACCTGCCATTGCCCGTCGTGTGGCTACGTCTTTGACACGAGCTCGAGCAACCGTGACACCAACAACGACGATCCGGATAAGCCCTTCGCCGCGCCCTGCCCGATGTGCCGCTTCCCCGTGCAGGTCCCCGCGATCACCCAGACCCGCGCGGGCGACCGTATCCTCGTCGATAAGTTCATCTATACCTTCGCCGACCCCAAGCGGTGGGACGTCGTCGTCTTCAAGAACCCGCAGGCCTACAACGACGACGCCACGGCCAACACGCCCGACACACCGGGCCCACGCACCAACTTCATCAAACGGCTCATCGGGCTGCCCGGCGAACAGGTCTACTTGCTCGAGGGTGACGTCTTCATCGCCCCACCCGGCAGCGCGGATTTCGCCATCGCCCGCAAGGCCGACCCCGACGCCAACCCGCACTGGCGTCGGATTCAGAACGCCATGTGGCAGCCGATCTACCACAGCCAGTACGTCCCGCTCGTCACCGGGCTCCCCGGCTCGGGCCACGGCACGGTCGACGATGTCCGCGATGACGACCACGCCTGGGACGTGCCTTGGATCGTCGCCGACAACAACCAGGGAGACTGGCAGCTCGGCGACGCGCGGCACCCCGCCCGGCGCTACCGCTTCGCCGGCGGGAAGGGCCTCATCGAGTTCGAATTCGACCCGCTGGACTCGGGCGTCGCCTACGACAACTCGTTCTCCGTCTACCCCTACAATTTCGGCGGCTGGGGCCAGACCATGCACCGACGGGACCACGAGCCGATCGAGGACATCCGTCTCGCCGCCGCCGTGAAACCCGAGGGCAATAACATCATGGTCATGCTCTCGACCACCGCCCGGCTCGATGTCCCCGGCAACGGCACGGAAACCCTCACGGTCTCGATCGACTCCGCGGGCTGGGTCATCGTCCAGGCCCCCGACCGGGGCGAAGCAAACAGCGTGCTGGGCGAACCGGCGCAGGGGCCAGCGCTGCAGCCGGGCGTCGCGACCACCGTCGAGCTCTGGCTCGTCGATCAGCAGGTCATGGTCTGGGTCGCGGGTGAACTGGTCACAACGTACCAATACGACCTTTCGTGGCAGCAGGTGCTCGACCGCCCCGCGCCCGAGCCGCTGCCAGAAGTGGTGATCGGCATCGACTCGGACCAGCCTGTCGAGCTGTACCGCGTCGAGCTGGACCGCGACGTGTACTACAGCGGGCGATACACACCTTCGGCCGGCAGCATCTTCCGCCGAAATGGGCAACTGGATGCGAGCGACCTGCCCGCGCCGATGGTGCTCCGCGAACAGACGGCCGACCACGACGCCGAGTTCTACGTCATCGGCGACAACACCCCCGCCAGCGATGACGCCCGGGTCTGGACCGATGTCAACGGCTGGGTCCGGCTGCGCTACTTCGGCGGCGAAGAACGCACCCGCGTCGTACCCCGCAGCCTGATGGTCGGCCGGGCGTTCTTCGTCTACTACCCCGCCCCCCAGCCCGCGCGGCGCGGCGACAGCGGGATCATCCCGGACTTCGGCCGGATGCGATTTATCCACTGA
- a CDS encoding PP2C family protein-serine/threonine phosphatase, whose product MPPDPVKMQCLQVWGGNRAADQTLRLTGLDGFLVSRPFEDEDAGGDVYYASSCASGRITRVVLADVAGHGQVVARFANDLRTLMQRFVNYTSHRRFMAALNDAFGKQTEAGRFATAIALSYFAPKNELHLINAGHPPPLFYCAKTKQWSVLENDDADAAGESETPKPRTADLPLGIQDGIGYRATRRKLAAGDMLLLYTDAFIEAKKPDGKLLGVAGLLESICFVTGDTLAPASDRLLGTLIAHLAASRANTPTLAGDDTTALLLRATGEKRQWSQILTSPIHLVRGIKLGSRITLMH is encoded by the coding sequence GCAGTGCCTCCAGGTCTGGGGCGGCAACCGGGCCGCCGACCAGACGCTCCGGTTGACGGGGCTGGATGGGTTCCTGGTGTCTCGTCCGTTCGAGGATGAGGACGCCGGGGGCGATGTGTACTACGCGTCGTCATGCGCCTCGGGGCGGATCACCCGCGTCGTCCTCGCCGACGTCGCGGGCCACGGCCAGGTCGTCGCGCGTTTCGCAAACGACCTGCGCACCTTGATGCAGCGCTTCGTCAACTACACGAGCCACCGCCGGTTCATGGCAGCCCTCAACGATGCGTTCGGCAAGCAGACCGAGGCCGGCCGCTTCGCCACAGCGATCGCGCTGTCGTACTTCGCGCCCAAGAACGAGCTGCACCTCATCAACGCGGGCCACCCGCCGCCGCTGTTCTACTGCGCCAAGACCAAGCAGTGGTCCGTCCTCGAAAACGATGACGCCGACGCGGCGGGCGAGAGCGAGACGCCCAAGCCGCGCACCGCCGACCTGCCGCTGGGGATTCAGGACGGCATCGGCTACCGTGCGACCCGGCGCAAACTCGCGGCCGGCGACATGCTGCTGCTCTACACCGACGCATTCATCGAGGCGAAGAAACCCGACGGCAAGCTGCTCGGCGTCGCGGGGCTGCTCGAATCCATCTGCTTCGTCACGGGCGACACCCTCGCGCCCGCCTCGGACCGGCTGCTGGGGACCCTCATCGCCCACCTCGCCGCCAGCCGGGCCAACACCCCGACCCTCGCCGGCGACGACACGACCGCCCTGCTCCTGCGGGCCACCGGAGAAAAGCGTCAGTGGAGCCAGATCCTCACGAGCCCGATCCACCTCGTTCGCGGGATCAAGCTCGGCTCACGGATCACGCTCATGCACTGA
- a CDS encoding tetratricopeptide repeat protein — protein sequence MDSKKRHELETNDLREFLDNFKDFWDKNGNTILIALIIVVGGLAAMRWYKNKQVATVNDAAHALETATNGEFLLSVAADHPSVRHIALLRAGDSFLEEARLARVAGEDDDAEEHLENAANAYASVVGEEKSPAEFRISAYLGSATVAEELGDWDKAKAAYTQASELAGDRFIRLATLAKAGLDRLDSLGVAVPFGPEEVAAPQTPPGQPFNPDDFNLDDIDDDGVPDRIQRPEQDPADPLFPGGDPLNPSPDPGNDPLNPGGLPGGLGDPLGGDPEDGADTPPAIDPLLNPTGGE from the coding sequence ATGGATTCCAAGAAACGCCACGAGCTCGAGACCAACGACCTGCGCGAGTTCCTTGATAACTTCAAGGACTTCTGGGACAAGAACGGCAACACGATCCTGATCGCGCTGATCATCGTCGTCGGCGGGCTCGCCGCGATGCGCTGGTACAAGAACAAGCAGGTCGCGACCGTCAACGACGCGGCGCATGCGCTGGAGACCGCGACCAACGGCGAGTTCCTGCTCAGCGTCGCGGCCGACCACCCGAGCGTGCGGCACATCGCGCTGCTGCGGGCGGGCGACTCGTTCCTCGAAGAGGCGCGCCTTGCGCGTGTCGCCGGGGAAGATGACGACGCCGAGGAGCACTTGGAAAACGCCGCCAACGCCTACGCGAGTGTCGTCGGCGAAGAGAAGTCCCCCGCCGAGTTCCGCATTAGTGCTTACCTCGGCAGCGCGACCGTGGCCGAGGAACTGGGCGACTGGGACAAAGCGAAAGCAGCATACACCCAGGCGAGCGAGTTGGCGGGCGACCGTTTCATCCGGCTTGCGACGCTCGCCAAGGCCGGGCTCGACCGGCTGGATTCGCTGGGTGTCGCCGTGCCGTTCGGCCCCGAAGAGGTCGCCGCCCCGCAGACCCCGCCGGGCCAGCCGTTCAACCCCGACGACTTCAACCTGGATGATATCGATGACGACGGTGTGCCCGACCGCATCCAGCGGCCCGAGCAAGACCCCGCCGATCCGCTTTTCCCCGGCGGCGACCCGCTCAATCCCAGCCCTGACCCGGGCAACGACCCGCTCAACCCCGGCGGATTGCCCGGCGGACTAGGCGACCCGCTCGGTGGCGATCCAGAGGACGGCGCGGACACCCCGCCCGCCATCGACCCGCTGCTCAACCCGACCGGCGGCGAGTAA
- a CDS encoding RluA family pseudouridine synthase — MNQPFHADSPEALAQARRYHAQSLEDLEEAGAERMRWTMNKNSSLRLDKYVQGRLKGTSRSQVQKLIELGAVTVNGNEAKPSQKLRGDDVVEVVVPPKPADDLIAEDIPLDILYEDDGFIAINKQAGFIVHPARSHLTGTMLNALAWHFQHHPGNSVELKTNDNQTQAIPEHIEGTNRPPSKPKSKKKTKPALSSVGQDKARPGVIHRLDMNTTGVILFGKQDESHWLLAKQFEDRTNTKAYLAVVHGNPQPSAGTIEEPLGKHPTIREGQAVRQDSTGKHALTLYRVREHYDGYALVEVQIKTGRTHQIRVHMQYLGFPIVGDLLYGGELVGPREIENPPHPAGARPHLNYARPKDEGKKLEARAIDRLEQGDAHPDGAILMPTPALHAGYLQVRHPIHRHDMTFTAPLHEPMLTLVKALRKRPHPDGLKGVTQGALIDMELTVPAS; from the coding sequence ATGAACCAGCCCTTCCACGCCGACTCGCCCGAGGCCCTCGCCCAGGCCCGGCGATACCACGCGCAGTCGCTCGAAGACCTCGAAGAGGCCGGCGCCGAGCGTATGCGCTGGACGATGAACAAGAACTCGTCGCTGCGTCTGGACAAGTACGTCCAAGGCCGGCTCAAGGGGACCTCCCGCAGCCAGGTCCAGAAGCTCATCGAGCTCGGGGCCGTCACCGTCAACGGCAATGAGGCCAAGCCCTCGCAGAAGCTGCGCGGCGACGACGTCGTCGAGGTCGTCGTCCCGCCCAAGCCCGCCGACGACCTCATCGCCGAGGACATCCCGCTCGACATCCTCTACGAGGACGACGGCTTCATCGCCATCAACAAGCAGGCCGGCTTCATCGTCCACCCCGCCCGCTCGCACCTCACCGGCACGATGCTCAACGCGCTGGCCTGGCACTTCCAGCACCACCCCGGCAACAGCGTCGAGCTCAAAACAAACGACAACCAAACCCAAGCCATACCTGAGCACATCGAAGGTACGAATCGCCCCCCCTCTAAACCGAAGTCCAAAAAGAAAACCAAGCCCGCCCTCTCCTCCGTCGGCCAGGACAAGGCCCGCCCCGGCGTCATCCACCGACTGGACATGAACACCACCGGCGTCATCCTCTTTGGCAAGCAGGACGAGTCGCACTGGCTGCTCGCCAAGCAGTTCGAGGACCGCACCAACACCAAGGCCTACCTCGCCGTCGTCCACGGCAACCCGCAGCCCTCGGCCGGGACGATCGAGGAGCCCCTGGGCAAGCACCCCACGATCCGCGAGGGGCAGGCCGTGCGACAAGACTCGACCGGCAAGCACGCGCTCACCCTCTACCGGGTCCGCGAGCACTACGACGGCTACGCGCTGGTCGAGGTTCAGATCAAGACCGGACGCACACACCAGATCCGCGTCCACATGCAGTACCTCGGCTTCCCCATCGTCGGCGACCTGCTCTACGGCGGCGAGCTCGTCGGCCCCCGCGAAATCGAAAATCCGCCCCATCCCGCCGGCGCTCGGCCCCACCTCAACTACGCCCGGCCCAAGGACGAAGGCAAAAAACTCGAAGCCCGCGCGATCGACCGGCTTGAGCAAGGCGACGCCCACCCCGACGGAGCCATCCTCATGCCCACCCCCGCGCTCCACGCCGGCTACCTCCAGGTCAGGCACCCGATCCACCGCCACGACATGACCTTCACCGCGCCGCTGCACGAGCCGATGCTCACGCTCGTCAAGGCCCTACGCAAACGCCCGCACCCCGACGGGCTCAAGGGCGTCACGCAGGGCGCGTTGATCGATATGGAGTTGACGGTGCCGGCCAGCTAA
- the ilvN gene encoding acetolactate synthase small subunit, with amino-acid sequence MAQPPLIMRHVIAALVTNEPGVLAQVAGMFAARGFNIDSLVVGRTENPELSRMTIVVIGDDAILEQVRKQLQKLVPVVKVVDYQNVTFVERDLVMVQVNTKDGEVDTAHRGEIAQLADFFRAKIVDVASDRMMVELGGTEEKLEAFVEMLKPFGIIELARTGVIAMPRGDAGSSARHPVRGGIVRYTDAAGDDDAIDPSDLPPG; translated from the coding sequence ATGGCACAGCCCCCCCTCATCATGCGGCACGTCATCGCCGCCCTGGTCACCAACGAGCCCGGCGTCCTCGCGCAGGTCGCTGGCATGTTCGCCGCGCGCGGATTCAACATCGACTCCCTCGTCGTCGGCCGAACCGAAAACCCCGAGCTCTCCCGTATGACCATCGTCGTCATCGGCGACGATGCGATCCTCGAACAGGTCCGCAAGCAGCTCCAGAAACTTGTCCCCGTTGTCAAGGTTGTCGACTATCAGAACGTCACCTTCGTCGAACGCGACCTAGTGATGGTCCAGGTCAACACCAAAGACGGTGAGGTCGATACCGCACACCGTGGCGAGATCGCCCAGCTCGCCGACTTCTTCCGCGCCAAGATCGTCGATGTCGCCTCCGACCGTATGATGGTCGAGCTCGGCGGCACCGAAGAAAAACTCGAGGCCTTCGTCGAGATGCTCAAGCCGTTCGGCATCATCGAACTCGCCCGCACCGGCGTAATCGCCATGCCGCGCGGTGACGCCGGCTCCAGCGCAAGACACCCCGTCCGCGGCGGCATCGTCCGCTACACCGACGCCGCGGGCGACGACGACGCCATTGACCCCAGCGACCTGCCGCCGGGGTAG
- a CDS encoding NADH-quinone oxidoreductase subunit H, with amino-acid sequence MLSAQFFVSVMLILVVIHTMLGATAYLIFMERKVCSWAQDRIGPNRVGFGMLRALDGPLNMLGLAWLYEKKFGGFGQALADGIKLLLKEDYTPPYVDRVLFFLGPALVVIPALIGWAVVPWGGTYMVPDIHLFGLHLVEAGRTVVAVAPVNIGVVYILAVGSVAVYGIVLGAYASNNKYAFLGGLRATAQMLSYEIPMGICVLIMLLLYKSTDAGFMANTQASSSGFGAWGLFAHPLVAIIFFICLLAEANRAPFDLAEAEQELVGGFHTEYSSMKWALFFLGEYMHMITGCAFFAILFLGGWDILPFVGDLPVVAQSGWAGLAIVMTKFGVFCGKIFFLLFVMMWVRWTLPRLRFDQLMKLAWRGMIPLMIVMLLVTGLLTAIDVHFDGNGGRADLNVGWYWYTAANVLVAVGAALIGPMLPSGPPVNRRVPLAGSRYSPLIEPTPRTT; translated from the coding sequence ATGCTCTCCGCCCAGTTCTTCGTCAGCGTCATGCTCATCCTCGTCGTGATCCACACGATGCTCGGCGCGACCGCCTACCTCATCTTCATGGAACGCAAGGTCTGCTCCTGGGCACAGGACCGCATCGGACCCAACCGCGTCGGCTTCGGCATGCTCCGTGCCCTCGACGGCCCGCTCAACATGTTGGGGCTCGCCTGGCTCTACGAGAAAAAGTTCGGCGGCTTTGGGCAGGCCCTCGCGGACGGCATCAAGCTCCTGCTCAAAGAAGACTACACCCCGCCCTACGTCGATCGCGTCTTATTCTTCCTCGGGCCGGCCCTGGTCGTCATCCCCGCGCTGATCGGGTGGGCGGTGGTGCCCTGGGGCGGGACGTACATGGTGCCCGACATCCACCTATTCGGGTTGCATCTGGTGGAGGCGGGTCGGACCGTCGTCGCCGTCGCGCCGGTCAACATCGGCGTCGTCTATATCCTCGCGGTCGGGTCGGTCGCGGTCTACGGCATCGTGCTCGGGGCCTACGCCAGCAACAACAAGTATGCCTTCCTGGGCGGGCTCCGCGCCACTGCGCAGATGCTCAGCTACGAGATCCCCATGGGCATCTGCGTGCTCATCATGCTCCTGCTCTACAAGTCCACCGACGCCGGCTTCATGGCCAACACCCAGGCGTCGTCGAGCGGCTTTGGCGCATGGGGGCTCTTCGCCCACCCGCTGGTCGCGATCATCTTTTTTATCTGCCTGCTCGCGGAGGCGAACCGTGCGCCGTTTGACCTGGCCGAGGCGGAGCAGGAACTCGTCGGCGGGTTCCACACCGAGTACAGCTCGATGAAGTGGGCGCTCTTCTTCCTGGGCGAGTACATGCACATGATCACGGGCTGCGCGTTCTTCGCCATCCTGTTCCTGGGCGGGTGGGACATCCTCCCGTTTGTCGGCGACCTGCCGGTGGTCGCCCAGAGCGGCTGGGCCGGGCTCGCGATCGTGATGACGAAGTTCGGCGTGTTCTGCGGCAAGATCTTCTTCCTACTCTTCGTGATGATGTGGGTGCGGTGGACGCTGCCGCGGCTGCGCTTTGACCAGCTCATGAAGCTCGCCTGGCGCGGCATGATCCCGCTGATGATCGTCATGCTGCTCGTGACCGGCCTATTGACCGCGATCGATGTGCACTTCGATGGCAACGGCGGCCGGGCCGACCTCAACGTCGGTTGGTACTGGTACACCGCCGCGAACGTGCTCGTCGCCGTCGGCGCCGCGTTGATCGGGCCGATGTTGCCGTCCGGCCCGCCGGTGAACCGCCGTGTCCCGCTCGCCGGCTCGCGCTACAGCCCGCTCATTGAGCCCACACCGCGTACGACCTGA